A genomic stretch from Flavobacterium nitratireducens includes:
- a CDS encoding N-acetylmuramoyl-L-alanine amidase family protein, with protein MFVINKTKVVLSFILLFFAFTNYSQSGNFKVTLDAGHGAHDFGASYNGHVEKNINLAVALKVGKLLEQNPKIAVIYTRKTDVFIDLVERANIANRANANIFVSIHCNANRNTVADGTETYVMGMTKVASNLEAAKRENSVITLEKDYKRKYEGFDPNSPETMIGFTLMQEEYLDNSISLASKIEEEFAAIGKKIRGGGVKQAPYMVLHKAYMPRVLIEMGFISNYTEGNILDSEEGQNEIARAIANAILSYKKEYFGTGESEPEVKPAQRMHERNTETSKTNSVKSDSDSLGTKVSVSNKANSDVVFKVQLAVSSRKLELHPKNFKGLKNVNMEPLGKSYKYTYGETADYEDSKKLLEEAKSKGYTSAFLIAYKNGTKIDIQDAIK; from the coding sequence ATGTTTGTAATTAATAAAACAAAAGTTGTACTGTCTTTTATTCTTCTTTTTTTCGCTTTTACTAATTATAGTCAGTCCGGGAATTTTAAAGTGACTCTTGATGCAGGTCATGGAGCGCATGATTTTGGAGCTTCCTATAATGGTCATGTCGAAAAGAATATCAATTTGGCAGTAGCACTAAAAGTAGGTAAGCTATTAGAACAAAATCCGAAAATTGCTGTCATTTATACTCGTAAAACCGATGTGTTTATAGATTTAGTGGAAAGAGCTAATATAGCGAATAGAGCCAATGCAAATATTTTTGTATCCATTCACTGTAATGCAAATAGGAACACTGTTGCCGATGGAACAGAAACCTATGTGATGGGTATGACTAAGGTGGCGTCTAACTTAGAAGCAGCTAAAAGAGAGAACTCTGTAATTACTCTTGAAAAGGATTATAAACGAAAATACGAAGGTTTTGATCCTAATTCGCCAGAAACTATGATTGGTTTTACATTGATGCAGGAAGAATATTTGGATAATAGTATTTCGTTAGCGAGTAAGATAGAAGAAGAATTTGCTGCAATAGGAAAAAAAATCAGAGGAGGTGGTGTAAAACAGGCTCCATATATGGTTTTGCATAAAGCCTACATGCCAAGGGTTTTAATAGAGATGGGTTTTATCTCAAATTACACCGAAGGAAATATTCTTGATTCTGAAGAAGGGCAGAACGAAATAGCTAGAGCTATAGCAAATGCGATTTTGAGCTATAAAAAAGAATATTTTGGTACAGGGGAATCTGAGCCTGAGGTAAAACCAGCTCAAAGAATGCACGAACGAAATACCGAAACATCAAAAACGAACAGTGTCAAATCGGATTCTGATTCTTTGGGGACTAAAGTATCGGTATCTAATAAAGCAAATTCAGATGTGGTATTCAAAGTTCAATTAGCTGTTTCTAGTCGTAAATTAGAGTTACATCCTAAAAATTTTAAAGGTTTAAAAAATGTAAACATGGAACCACTAGGTAAGAGTTATAAATATACTTATGGTGAAACTGCTGATTATGAGGATTCCAAAAAACTTTTAGAGGAAGCAAAGTCTAAAGGATATACTTCAGCTTTTTTGATTGCTTATAAAAATGGAACTAAAATCGATATTCAAGATGCTATTAAATAA
- a CDS encoding protease complex subunit PrcB family protein, whose amino-acid sequence MKKSILSLVLVLMLFSCKSTTNTNGKKVLYEVLLQQNDGGGNINFYEILTESKEIKMLQNDKKLKGKISTDDLQQSNFVILNMGQKPTGGYAITVESVTETDKNIVIKVKEINPDSGAMLTQSITYPYTVVKINSKKPITVQ is encoded by the coding sequence ATGAAAAAAAGTATTCTGTCATTGGTTTTGGTATTGATGCTGTTTTCCTGTAAATCAACAACAAATACTAATGGGAAAAAAGTCCTTTATGAAGTTTTACTACAGCAAAATGATGGTGGGGGAAATATTAATTTCTACGAAATTCTAACAGAGTCGAAAGAGATTAAAATGTTGCAAAATGATAAAAAGTTGAAAGGAAAAATCAGTACGGATGATTTGCAACAGTCTAACTTTGTAATTCTTAATATGGGGCAAAAACCTACTGGTGGTTATGCAATAACAGTAGAAAGTGTTACTGAAACTGATAAAAATATTGTTATTAAGGTCAAAGAAATTAATCCAGATTCAGGAGCTATGCTTACACAAAGTATTACTTATCCTTATACGGTAGTCAAAATTAACTCGAAAAAACCTATTACAGTACAA
- a CDS encoding serine hydrolase domain-containing protein, whose product MGKNPVVTNLNETQPEIYFAKLNQLYNQLNAVSNESEQYHLFEKAITVLMNEKLVLPIRNLEKQQIAYVKLGDAPNDIFLTTLQQYTAVTEIKEENLERLNEQLNPFSTVIIGYHSSNTNSNSLSFSAEELKIIKTLAQNHVVVLDVFASPSILTSLKDLSSLEAVVVSYQNSNVAQIVSAELLFGAISSQGKLLIHLSSDFHENFGLTTEKLDVLGFSTPENVGMKTEVLSKIEGIAQKAMDKKMTPGMQILVARKGKVIYQKAFGFHSYQNDLKVSNSDIYDLASLTKIIATLPNVMQQYDQKKLTMETTLDSLLPVFKNTNKKDITFKELLSHYARLQAWYPFYKNTIDRKGNPKEAYYRKVGDANFSIKIADNLYLRTDYQDNIMKIIAESKLLPQRVYKYSDFTFMILKAYLEHATGKRLDILSAENFFQPMGLNNSMYNPIEKINKNRIVPTEVDTYFRHQIVQGYVHDLGAAMQGGIGGHAGLFSNSMDVAKMMQLYLQKGSYGGKRFFSEQTFDEFNNCYYCSHGNRRGIGFDKPQLGDSGPTCGCASMTSFGHTGFTGTMAWADPEKEIVYVFLSNRTFPNEAENKLSKENIREDIQSIIYEAIDASIDDK is encoded by the coding sequence TTGGGTAAAAATCCCGTTGTAACAAATCTAAACGAAACGCAACCTGAGATTTATTTTGCAAAATTAAATCAGTTATACAATCAATTAAACGCTGTTTCAAATGAATCGGAACAATACCATTTGTTTGAAAAAGCAATCACTGTTTTGATGAATGAGAAATTGGTTTTGCCTATTCGAAATTTAGAAAAACAGCAAATTGCTTATGTAAAATTGGGCGATGCACCCAATGATATATTTTTAACCACTTTACAGCAGTATACAGCGGTTACTGAAATTAAGGAGGAAAATCTAGAGCGTTTAAATGAACAATTGAATCCATTTTCAACAGTTATTATAGGTTATCATTCTTCTAATACAAATTCGAATAGCCTTTCATTTTCAGCAGAAGAACTGAAAATCATTAAAACGTTGGCACAAAATCATGTGGTTGTTTTAGATGTTTTTGCTTCGCCTTCTATTTTAACTTCCTTAAAAGATTTAAGTTCGCTTGAAGCTGTGGTAGTTTCCTATCAAAATTCTAACGTAGCCCAGATTGTTTCTGCCGAATTACTATTTGGTGCAATTAGTTCGCAAGGGAAATTACTCATTCATTTATCTTCTGATTTTCATGAGAATTTTGGTTTAACAACTGAAAAATTAGATGTTTTAGGCTTTTCTACTCCTGAAAATGTCGGAATGAAAACGGAGGTTTTATCTAAAATTGAAGGGATAGCCCAAAAAGCAATGGATAAAAAAATGACTCCGGGGATGCAAATTCTTGTCGCTCGAAAAGGAAAAGTTATTTATCAAAAGGCTTTTGGTTTTCATTCGTATCAAAATGATTTAAAAGTATCTAATTCGGATATTTACGATTTGGCTTCGTTGACTAAAATTATAGCGACTTTGCCTAATGTGATGCAGCAATACGATCAAAAAAAGTTAACTATGGAAACGACTTTGGATTCGTTGCTGCCTGTTTTTAAGAACACTAATAAAAAAGATATTACATTCAAAGAATTGTTATCACATTATGCCCGTTTACAAGCTTGGTATCCATTTTACAAGAATACCATCGATAGAAAAGGAAATCCTAAAGAGGCTTATTATCGAAAAGTAGGTGATGCCAATTTTTCTATCAAAATTGCCGATAATTTGTATTTGCGTACCGATTATCAGGATAACATTATGAAGATAATTGCCGAAAGTAAACTTTTACCCCAAAGGGTTTACAAATACAGTGATTTTACTTTTATGATTTTAAAAGCATATTTGGAACATGCTACAGGAAAACGATTGGATATTTTATCTGCTGAAAATTTCTTTCAGCCAATGGGTTTAAATAATTCCATGTATAATCCAATAGAGAAAATCAATAAAAACCGTATTGTGCCAACAGAGGTAGATACTTATTTTAGGCATCAGATTGTGCAAGGTTATGTACATGATCTAGGAGCAGCCATGCAAGGAGGAATAGGAGGACATGCTGGATTATTTTCAAATAGTATGGATGTTGCTAAAATGATGCAACTGTATTTGCAGAAAGGAAGTTATGGTGGCAAACGTTTTTTTTCAGAACAAACATTTGATGAATTTAACAACTGTTATTATTGTTCGCATGGAAATAGAAGAGGAATTGGTTTTGACAAACCACAATTAGGTGATTCTGGACCTACTTGTGGGTGTGCATCGATGACTAGTTTTGGTCATACTGGTTTTACAGGAACGATGGCTTGGGCTGATCCTGAAAAGGAAATTGTGTATGTTTTTCTATCCAATCGTACTTTTCCTAACGAGGCAGAGAATAAATTATCGAAAGAAAATATAAGAGAAGATATTCAATCGATTATCTATGAGGCAATTGATGCTTCTATTGATGACAAATAA
- a CDS encoding (Fe-S)-binding protein, translating into MSYLDNIVFAIVLVVSIGYFAKNVKKIIRNIKLGQNVDRTDNSAARCRNMTLVALGQKKMFTRPIPALLHFMLYAAFVITQIELLEIIVDGLFGTHRFFKISLGGFYTFLISFIEILSLLALIATVLFLIRRNLLKLPRLNKEELLGWPKKDANLILIMEIILVLCIFTMNGTDEVLYSLGNSHFEGIGSFNFAISQFLGPAFFGGLSEGTLHILERIGWWGHFLMVMAFLNYLYYSKHLHILLAFPNTYFANLKPQGEFDNLEAVTKEVKLMMDPNADPFAAPAEGAELPAKFGASDIQDLNWVQLLNAYTCTECGRCSSVCPANTTGKKLSPRKIMMDTRDRMEEVGRNIDANKGVFVPDNKSLLNDYITPEELWACTSCNACVEECPVSISPLSIIMDMRRYLVMEQSAAPAALNSMMTNVENNGAPWPYNQQDRLNWKNEL; encoded by the coding sequence ATGAGTTATTTAGACAATATAGTATTTGCAATCGTTTTAGTTGTAAGTATCGGGTATTTTGCTAAAAATGTAAAAAAAATCATTAGAAATATCAAGCTAGGGCAAAATGTAGACCGTACTGATAATTCGGCAGCAAGATGTAGAAACATGACATTGGTGGCTTTAGGTCAAAAAAAGATGTTTACCAGACCCATTCCAGCTTTGTTACATTTTATGTTATATGCTGCTTTTGTTATTACCCAAATTGAACTTTTAGAAATTATTGTTGATGGTTTGTTTGGAACACATCGTTTCTTTAAAATAAGTTTGGGAGGATTTTATACGTTTCTAATCAGTTTTATAGAAATTCTTTCATTACTGGCCTTAATAGCAACAGTCCTTTTTTTAATAAGAAGGAATCTTTTAAAATTACCACGCTTAAATAAGGAAGAGTTATTAGGATGGCCAAAAAAAGATGCTAACTTAATTTTAATTATGGAAATTATTTTAGTGTTGTGCATTTTTACCATGAACGGTACTGACGAAGTGTTGTATTCATTAGGGAATTCACATTTTGAAGGGATAGGTTCGTTTAATTTTGCTATTTCACAATTTTTAGGTCCTGCTTTTTTTGGAGGTTTGAGTGAAGGTACTTTGCATATTTTAGAAAGAATCGGGTGGTGGGGGCATTTTTTAATGGTCATGGCATTTTTAAACTATCTGTATTATTCTAAGCATTTACATATTCTTTTAGCTTTCCCAAATACCTACTTTGCTAATTTAAAACCTCAAGGTGAATTTGATAATTTAGAAGCTGTAACTAAAGAGGTAAAATTAATGATGGATCCTAATGCTGATCCATTTGCAGCTCCTGCAGAAGGGGCAGAATTGCCAGCAAAATTTGGAGCAAGTGATATACAAGATTTAAACTGGGTTCAATTATTAAATGCTTATACATGTACCGAATGCGGTAGATGTTCTTCAGTTTGTCCAGCAAATACAACGGGTAAAAAATTATCTCCTCGTAAAATTATGATGGATACTCGTGACAGAATGGAAGAAGTAGGTCGAAATATTGATGCTAATAAAGGTGTTTTTGTTCCTGATAATAAGTCTTTGCTTAATGATTATATCACACCTGAGGAACTTTGGGCTTGTACTTCATGTAATGCTTGTGTTGAAGAATGTCCAGTAAGCATCAGTCCGTTATCAATTATTATGGATATGCGTCGTTATTTAGTAATGGAACAAAGCGCTGCTCCAGCTGCTTTAAATTCAATGATGACTAATGTCGAGAACAATGGAGCGCCATGGCCATACAATCAGCAAGACCGATTGAATTGGAAAAACGAATTATAA
- a CDS encoding (Fe-S)-binding protein: MSENLIVPTMAEMLAQGKQPEVLFWVGCAGSFDDRAKKITKAFVRILNSANVSFAVLGTEESCTGDPAKRAGNEFLFQMQAMMNIEVLNAYEAKKIVTACPHCFNTLKNEYPELGGKYEVVHHTEFLKSLLNDGRLSIEGGQFKGKKITFHDPCYLGRANKIYEAPRDLIEKLDVELVEMKRSKANGLCCGAGGAQMFKDAEKGNKEINIERTEDALETTPDIIATGCPFCNTMMTDGIKHKEKEKEGEVKVMDIAELIANAQDL; the protein is encoded by the coding sequence ATGTCAGAAAATTTGATAGTACCTACAATGGCCGAAATGCTGGCCCAAGGAAAACAACCAGAAGTTTTATTTTGGGTAGGTTGTGCAGGAAGTTTTGACGATAGAGCCAAGAAAATTACTAAGGCTTTTGTGCGTATTTTAAATAGTGCCAATGTCTCTTTTGCTGTTTTAGGAACGGAAGAAAGTTGCACCGGAGATCCGGCAAAAAGAGCCGGAAATGAATTTTTGTTTCAAATGCAGGCAATGATGAATATTGAAGTGCTTAATGCTTATGAAGCAAAAAAAATTGTTACTGCTTGCCCGCATTGTTTTAATACTTTAAAAAATGAGTATCCTGAATTAGGAGGAAAATACGAAGTGGTTCATCATACGGAATTTTTAAAGTCGTTGTTGAATGATGGAAGATTAAGTATTGAAGGAGGTCAGTTTAAAGGAAAGAAAATTACTTTTCACGATCCTTGTTATTTAGGAAGAGCGAATAAAATATATGAAGCACCTCGAGATTTAATCGAAAAATTAGATGTGGAATTGGTAGAGATGAAACGTTCTAAAGCGAATGGATTATGCTGCGGTGCAGGTGGAGCACAGATGTTTAAAGATGCTGAAAAAGGAAATAAAGAAATCAACATTGAAAGAACAGAAGATGCACTTGAAACCACTCCTGATATTATTGCAACAGGATGTCCATTTTGTAATACCATGATGACAGATGGAATTAAGCATAAAGAAAAAGAAAAAGAAGGAGAAGTGAAAGTGATGGATATTGCTGAGTTAATCGCTAATGCACAGGATTTATAG
- a CDS encoding ABC transporter ATPase: MYVPFENLPEDSRIWIYQSNRKFSDAEISEITNDLELFLNGWAAHGTSLEASYQIKYNRFIIIAVNQEVQAATGCSIDASVAFIQKLEQKYSVDLLDKMNVTFKLGEHIAHKPLIDFKKMVKDKAVTQNTIVFNNLINTIQEYNDSWEVPAIDSWHSRFF; this comes from the coding sequence ATGTACGTACCATTTGAAAATTTACCAGAAGATTCCAGAATTTGGATTTATCAATCGAATAGAAAGTTTTCGGATGCCGAAATTTCAGAAATAACGAATGATTTAGAATTGTTTTTGAACGGATGGGCGGCACACGGAACCAGTTTAGAAGCTTCTTATCAAATTAAATACAATCGTTTTATTATCATAGCAGTCAATCAAGAAGTACAGGCTGCAACAGGATGTTCCATTGATGCATCAGTTGCGTTTATTCAAAAATTAGAGCAAAAGTATAGTGTTGATTTGTTAGATAAAATGAATGTTACTTTCAAACTAGGTGAACATATTGCTCATAAACCTTTGATTGATTTCAAGAAAATGGTAAAGGATAAAGCGGTTACTCAAAATACAATTGTATTCAATAATTTAATTAATACTATTCAGGAATATAATGATTCTTGGGAAGTGCCCGCGATAGACAGCTGGCATAGCCGTTTCTTTTAA
- the bshA gene encoding N-acetyl-alpha-D-glucosaminyl L-malate synthase BshA yields the protein MKIAIVCYPTFGGSGVVATELGLELARLGHEVHFITYSQPVRLALLNPNVYYHEVNVPEYPLFHYQPYELALSSKLVDMVKLYKIEVLHVHYAIPHAYAGYMAKQMLKNEGIEIPMITTLHGTDITLVGNHPHYKPAVSFSINKSDVVTSVSQSLKDDTYKLFKIKRDIHVIPNFIELDKSREFTGPCQRSLIAKKEERIITHISNFRKVKRIPDIIRIFHKIQQQIPAKLLMVGDGPEKEKAEYLCQELGILDKVIFFGNSNEIDKILSNSDLFLLPSETESFGLAALEAMAWGVPVISSNSGGLPEVNFDGVSGYLSNVGDIDEMAENALKILKEDDVLCQFKENALSVAKKFDIKLILPLYIDIYEKAIKKYAKKSNKQLTNPESE from the coding sequence ATGAAAATAGCAATTGTTTGTTATCCAACCTTTGGTGGAAGTGGTGTAGTCGCTACAGAATTAGGTTTAGAGTTAGCTCGTTTAGGACATGAAGTTCATTTTATAACCTACAGTCAGCCAGTGCGTTTGGCTTTATTGAATCCAAATGTGTATTATCATGAAGTAAACGTTCCAGAATATCCTTTGTTTCATTATCAACCTTATGAATTAGCTCTATCAAGTAAATTAGTTGATATGGTTAAATTGTACAAAATTGAAGTTTTGCACGTGCATTATGCAATTCCTCATGCTTATGCGGGTTATATGGCAAAGCAAATGCTAAAGAACGAGGGAATAGAAATTCCAATGATAACTACTTTGCATGGTACTGATATTACTTTGGTTGGAAATCACCCACATTACAAGCCGGCAGTGAGTTTTAGTATCAATAAATCAGATGTGGTAACTTCGGTATCTCAAAGTTTGAAAGACGATACGTATAAGTTATTTAAAATCAAGAGAGATATTCATGTGATTCCAAATTTTATCGAATTGGATAAAAGCAGAGAATTTACAGGACCATGTCAGCGTTCTTTGATAGCTAAAAAAGAAGAGCGTATTATTACACATATCAGTAATTTTAGAAAGGTGAAACGCATTCCGGATATTATTCGAATATTTCACAAAATTCAGCAACAAATACCTGCTAAACTATTAATGGTAGGTGATGGTCCTGAAAAAGAAAAAGCCGAATATTTGTGCCAGGAATTAGGAATATTAGACAAGGTAATTTTCTTTGGAAACAGTAACGAAATCGATAAGATTTTAAGTAATTCGGATTTGTTTTTATTGCCATCAGAAACCGAAAGTTTTGGATTAGCAGCATTGGAAGCAATGGCGTGGGGGGTTCCTGTAATTTCAAGTAATTCTGGTGGTTTACCAGAAGTGAATTTTGATGGCGTTTCGGGTTATTTGAGTAATGTAGGTGATATAGATGAAATGGCTGAAAACGCTTTGAAAATTTTGAAAGAAGATGATGTTTTGTGCCAATTTAAAGAAAATGCCTTATCAGTTGCTAAGAAGTTTGATATCAAACTCATTTTGCCATTGTATATTGATATTTACGAAAAAGCCATTAAGAAATATGCCAAGAAAAGCAACAAACAACTAACAAATCCGGAAAGTGAATAA
- a CDS encoding MlaD family protein has protein sequence MKLTREIKTAILVISAILLFIWGYSFLKGRDLFNSYTTLYAEYESVEGLSLSAPVTINGLVIGKIEQITIDPNTGKLLVEMQIKTDFPISKKSLATIYEPGFIGGKQIAIEPDFSDKTTIEQGDKLVGNVRLGMTESLSKKLVPLQDKIEKLLVNADNMLTSVNTILDKNTQENIKKSLAELSKTMEQFHQASAGVNSLIADNKTQIKGMVANFNKFSGNFSKISDSINKADLGKTIKSLNTTLAKVNGIMAGLEAGNGSMGKMLKDDAFYTNLSKTSKELELLLQDVRLYPTRYINVSLFGKKNKPYTGPNDSIVKAKK, from the coding sequence TTGAAATTAACAAGAGAAATTAAGACTGCGATTTTAGTAATCTCAGCAATATTATTATTTATTTGGGGTTATAGTTTTTTAAAGGGTAGAGACCTATTTAATAGTTATACAACTTTGTATGCTGAATACGAAAGTGTTGAAGGTTTATCGCTTTCTGCTCCTGTCACCATAAATGGATTGGTAATTGGTAAGATTGAACAAATTACAATTGATCCTAATACGGGTAAATTATTGGTGGAGATGCAAATTAAAACTGATTTTCCAATTTCTAAAAAGAGTTTGGCAACAATATATGAGCCAGGATTCATCGGAGGAAAGCAAATAGCTATTGAGCCTGATTTTTCAGATAAAACAACAATAGAACAAGGCGACAAGTTAGTTGGGAATGTTCGTTTAGGGATGACAGAATCTTTAAGTAAAAAATTAGTTCCGCTTCAAGATAAAATTGAAAAGCTCTTAGTGAATGCCGATAATATGTTGACTAGCGTGAACACTATATTGGATAAAAACACACAAGAAAACATCAAGAAAAGTCTAGCGGAATTGAGTAAAACAATGGAACAATTTCATCAAGCTTCTGCGGGTGTTAATTCATTGATTGCTGATAATAAAACACAGATTAAAGGCATGGTTGCTAACTTTAATAAATTTTCGGGTAATTTTTCTAAAATTTCCGATTCCATCAATAAAGCTGATTTAGGCAAAACCATAAAAAGTTTAAATACCACATTGGCTAAAGTAAATGGAATCATGGCAGGTTTAGAAGCAGGAAATGGAAGTATGGGAAAAATGCTTAAAGACGATGCTTTTTACACCAATTTGTCGAAGACCTCAAAAGAGTTAGAATTACTGCTTCAGGATGTACGTTTATATCCTACTCGTTATATCAATGTTTCTCTTTTTGGTAAGAAAAACAAGCCTTACACAGGACCAAATGATTCTATTGTGAAAGCTAAAAAATAA